The Tissierellales bacterium genome window below encodes:
- a CDS encoding MFS transporter, translated as MKLNYKRTFFIGLAFMSISAFWQLYDNIIPLILQNTFQLGETLTGGIMAIDNVLALFLLPVFGALSDKVDTRLGKRTPFILGGTILAVIFMIVIPYADNSRNFALFFIALGIVLLAMSTYRSPAVALMPDLTPKPLRSKANAIINLMGAVGGIITLILIKILIPSGHNPNYMGIFMAIAGLMIIAVTILLITIRERKLSKEIEDLDGPAIEDDEISNQGKTKSELPPEVKRSLYFILASIFLWFTAYNAVITAFSRYAVNVWGLEGGGFADALMVATGAAILSYIPIGIISSNIGRKKTIIIGIVMMSISYFSGFWFLEYSPVINIVFAFTGIGWAAINVNSYPMVVEMAQSADIGKYTGLYYTFSMAAQIFTPVFSGFLLEHIGYRTLFPYA; from the coding sequence GTGAAATTAAATTATAAGCGTACCTTTTTTATTGGACTGGCCTTTATGTCCATTTCAGCTTTTTGGCAATTGTATGATAATATTATTCCTCTTATACTACAGAATACCTTTCAGTTAGGAGAGACCTTAACTGGTGGTATAATGGCTATTGACAATGTTTTGGCCTTGTTTTTATTGCCTGTCTTTGGGGCTCTTTCGGACAAGGTTGATACTAGATTGGGAAAACGTACACCCTTTATTCTAGGAGGTACTATTTTAGCTGTCATATTCATGATAGTCATCCCTTATGCAGATAATAGTAGAAATTTTGCTTTATTCTTTATCGCTTTAGGGATTGTCCTCTTGGCTATGAGTACCTATCGTTCGCCTGCTGTGGCCCTCATGCCTGACCTAACACCTAAGCCTTTGAGGAGTAAGGCTAATGCAATTATTAACTTAATGGGTGCTGTAGGTGGAATTATTACCCTTATATTGATTAAGATTTTGATACCTAGTGGACATAATCCTAATTATATGGGGATTTTTATGGCTATTGCTGGATTAATGATCATAGCTGTCACTATACTTTTGATAACCATTCGAGAAAGGAAACTATCCAAAGAAATAGAGGACTTAGATGGACCGGCAATTGAAGATGATGAGATATCTAATCAGGGAAAAACTAAATCAGAACTTCCCCCCGAGGTAAAAAGGAGTCTTTACTTTATCCTTGCCTCTATATTTTTATGGTTTACAGCCTATAATGCAGTCATAACTGCTTTTTCAAGATATGCTGTCAATGTATGGGGATTGGAGGGTGGAGGATTCGCAGATGCATTAATGGTTGCTACAGGGGCTGCCATATTATCCTATATACCTATAGGAATTATATCTTCTAATATAGGTAGAAAGAAAACTATTATAATTGGGATTGTAATGATGAGTATTTCTTATTTCTCTGGATTTTGGTTTTTGGAGTATTCACCTGTTATAAATATAGTCTTTGCCTTTACTGGTATAGGTTGGGCTGCTATCAATGTGAATTCCTATCCTATGGTTGTTGAAATGGCCCAAAGTGCAGATATTGGAAAATATACAGGCCTCTACTATACATTTTCAATGGCTGCTCAGATTTTCACTCCTGTATTTTCTGGATTTTTATTAGAACATATAGGCTATAGAACATTGTTCCCTTATGCATT